taatgtaaGCACTCGATTGCAGTTCGACACAGGATCTGATATAACGATCATTAATCGAAACGTATGGCAACGTCTTGGAAAGCCTGAACTAAAACGAACAGTTAGCGCAAGAACAGCATCAGGAAGCGGACTCTTTCTGTTAGGAGAGTTTGAAGCGAATGTTACCATCGGAAGCGTAACTCATGTGGCTTCTTTAAGAGTAGCACAGGCAGACATACTATTGCTCGGAACAGACTTAATAGACCTGTTCGCACTTGGTTCTACCCCCATGGATGCTTTTTGTAGGCATATCTCATCTGAGGATTACTCTAAGACGGTTGAGCGGAGATTTCAAGAGGTCTTCAACGGCATGGGTCTGTGCACAAAGGCTAGTGTAAAACTGCAGCTGAAGGAAAACGTTCGTCCAGTATTTTGCCCAAAGCGACCGGTAGCTTATGCAGTACAGGAGTTAGTCGACAAGGAACTCGATCGACTAGAGCAGATGAGCATAATATCTCCAACGGATTACTCTGAATGGGCAGCACCTATCGTCGTCGTCCGCAAGGCAAACGGCAGCATTCGGCTTTGCGGGGACTACTCAACTGGACTAAATGACGCGTTGCAGCAACATGAGTATCCTTTACCATTACCTGAAGATATCTTCGCTAGACTATCgcaatgcaaaatatttaGCAAAATTGATCTATCCGATGCTTTCTTACAGGTAGAAATCGACCCTGCCTACCGATCTTTACTCACCATCAATACGCATCGAGGTTTATTCACCTACAATAGATTGCCGCCTGGTATTAAGATTGCTCCAGCAGCGTTCCAGCAGCTTATCGACACAATGCTGGCTGGTGTAAAAGGAGTGTCATGTTACATGGACGACATCATTGTCGGAGGAGCCACTGAACAAGAGCATGAAGCAAATTTAATGGCAGTTTTGAAAAGAATTCAAGAGTATGGATTCAGCATTCGATCGGAAAAATGCGCTTTTAAGGTTCAGCAACTAAGATATTTGGGTTACATCATCGACACCCACGGATTGCGCCCCGATCCAGCGAAGATCGATGTCATAAAAAGGCTTCCAGAACCAACAGATGTGAGCGGCGTCCGATCCTTTCTAGGAGCCATAAATTATTATGCCAGATTTGTCCCAAACATGAGAGAGTTGCGATATCCACTGGATAACTTATTGAAGACAAATGCACAGTTTCGATGGACCGCCGATTGTAAAAGAGCGTTTGAAAGATTTAAATCCTTGCTATCATCGAACTTGTTGTTAACGCATTATGATCCAAGGCATAAAATAATAGTATCGGCAGATGCATCATCAATAGGTATTGGTGCCACTATTAGCCACATGTTTCCCAATGGTACCATACGTGTGGTTCAACACGCCTCTAGAGCACTTACAAAAACGGAAGAAGGATATAGCCAAATAGATCGTGAAGGACTGGCAATCATCTTCGCGGTAACGAAATTCCACAAGATGATATTTGGAAGGCGTTTCCAGCTTCAGACAGATCATCGTCTACTACTGCGGATCTTTGGGTCGAAAAAAGGGATCCCAGTCTACACTGCCAACCGCTTGCAGCGTTTTGCGCTCACGCTATTGTCATACGATTTCGGCATTGAATATGTACGCACCGAATCATTCGGAAATGCCGAtgtactctccaggctaattAACAAGCATGATAAACCGGATGAGGATTGTGTAATCGCTTCTGTTGCACTAGAGATGGATGTAAAGTCTATTGCAACAAGCGCTTTAGTTACGTTTCCCTTGAGTTTTAGAGAGGTCGCTCGAGAAACGAATCGTGATCCTATAGCAAGGAAGTTGCATTACTACATAAAAAACGGGTGGCCACGTAACATTGCCCTTGGCGCAGATTCATCTCGTTATCACAGCAGGAAGGAAGACTATTCAACGGTGGAAGGATGTATTTTGGTCGGAGAGAGAGTGTCAAGCAATGTCTGTCCCAGCTTCATCGAGGACATCCTGGTATCCAGCGCATGAAGGCGATTGCGCGTAGCTATGTGTTTTGGCCGTCGTTAAATGAAGACATCATCGATCTCGTCAGTAATTGCCATTCATGTGCTCTGGCAGCAAAATCTCCTGCTCATGCTGATCCTTTGCCGTGGCCGAAGACAACAACGCCATGGGAGCGTGTCCATGTGGACTACGCGGGCCCAATAGAGGGAGACTATTTTTTGGTAGTAGTCGATGCGCATACTAAGTGGCCAGAGATCATCCGGACGGCTAGTATCACAGCCCGCATAACCGTTAGCATCTTGAGAGGGTTGTTCGCGCGTTTCGGTATGCCCACGACACTGGTGAGCGACAATGGCACACAATTCACCAGCGGTGAGTTTCAGAGTTCTGTTTGAGTAATGGTGTGCATCACATTACGTCTGCCCCGTTTCATCCGCAATCAAACGGGCAGGCAGAAAGATTCGTAGATACGTTTAAGCGCTCGTTAACCAAGATAAGAGTAGGAGGAGCACCGCTGCAGGAAGCACTGGACCTATTCCTACAGACATATCGAACCACGCCAAACCCTCAgttagagcaaaacaaaacacctgcTGAAGTTATGTTTGGACGACCTATACGAACGTGTTTTGATTTACTCCGTCCCCCAAGGAAAATTCAACATGATTTTAGAGAAGGGAATGAAAGATCGTTCGAGCGTGATGACCTTGTCTATGCTAAGGCGTATAGTAGGAACAATTGGCATTGGGTTCCAGGAAGAGTGATTCGGAAACGTGGAAATGTTACCTACGAGGTACTGACTGGTCATCGCAGCGTCATTAGACACATTAATCAACTGAAAAGGCGTGGACCATTAAACAGCCAGGGTCCCATGACGGAACGTTTCAATCCATTACCGTTGGATGTATTATTGGATTCCTGGAGCATACCCGTTACACCATCAGTGCTCCCAGATGTTTATCCAACACATCTTGCACCGCCAGTGGCGACTCCAACTGAGCCGCCATCTCTTCCCCCACATCGATCCATTCCTCAGCATCAACGTTCACCACGTCGCTCTTCTCGGTCTAGAAGAGCTCCACGTCGGTTCGATCCGTACCTAC
The Anopheles merus strain MAF unplaced genomic scaffold, AmerM5.1 LNR4000216, whole genome shotgun sequence DNA segment above includes these coding regions:
- the LOC121601883 gene encoding uncharacterized protein K02A2.6-like isoform X1, translating into MPSLRKRRRMNSPGDQPPSEEQRRASQNWYSVPGAASMPQQPQQPSLVAVPPNLQSAMPSAYQNPAPSQNFVEGSSHQAASSHQAASSHQATSSHQAASSEQMMQLIILMQKQISQLTLMQNNSAIAKPPENVLTSAPFAEQILDSLSHHIKEFHYEEEAKMTFASWFARYEDLFERDASRLDDSAKVRLLIRKLGAAEYERYTNFILPKSCRDFSFSETIKKLSSLFGVKESLLHRRYKCLNLMKRRSEDYLAYSCRVNRSCVDFEIGKLTEEQFKCLIYVCGLRDEEDVEIRTRLLGKIDDRNDTTLESLTADCQRILNLKKDSAMIEKAATEQVFAVQKKTDEPKFSERQNFQSRKHEYKRPQTLPGRNCWLCGKNHWARDCPFKSNVCRVCKKKGHRDGYCPKPKRYSDSPTYRNKFSSRVVSVNTTNVQQRRKYINIFINNVSTRLQFDTGSDITIINRNVWQRLGKPELKRTVSARTASGSGLFLLGEFEANVTIGSVTHVASLRVAQADILLLGTDLIDLFALGSTPMDAFCRHISSEDYSKTVERRFQEVFNGMGLCTKASVKLQLKENVRPVFCPKRPVAYAVQELVDKELDRLEQMSIISPTDYSEWAAPIVVVRKANGSIRLCGDYSTGLNDALQQHEYPLPLPEDIFARLSQCKIFSKIDLSDAFLQVEIDPAYRSLLTINTHRGLFTYNRLPPGIKIAPAAFQQLIDTMLAGVKGVSCYMDDIIVGGATEQEHEANLMAVLKRIQEYGFSIRSEKCAFKVQQLRYLGYIIDTHGLRPDPAKIDVIKRLPEPTDVSGVRSFLGAINYYARFVPNMRELRYPLDNLLKTNAQFRWTADCKRAFERFKSLLSSNLLLTHYDPRHKIIVSADASSIGIGATISHMFPNGTIRVVQHASRALTKTEEGYSQIDREGLAIIFAVTKFHKMIFGRRFQLQTDHRLLLRIFGSKKGIPVYTANRLQRFALTLLSYDFGIEYVRTESFGNADVLSRLINKHDKPDEDCVIASVALEMDVKSIATSALVTFPLSFREVARETNRDPIARKLHYYIKNGWPRNIALGADSSRYHSRKEDYSTVEGCILVGERVSSNVCPSFIEDILVSSA
- the LOC121601883 gene encoding uncharacterized protein K02A2.6-like isoform X2; amino-acid sequence: MPSLRKRRRMNSPGDQPPSEEQRRASQNWYSVPGAASMPQQPQQPSLVAVPPNLQSAMPSAYQNPAPSQNFVEGSSHQAASSHQATSSHQAASSEQMMQLIILMQKQISQLTLMQNNSAIAKPPENVLTSAPFAEQILDSLSHHIKEFHYEEEAKMTFASWFARYEDLFERDASRLDDSAKVRLLIRKLGAAEYERYTNFILPKSCRDFSFSETIKKLSSLFGVKESLLHRRYKCLNLMKRRSEDYLAYSCRVNRSCVDFEIGKLTEEQFKCLIYVCGLRDEEDVEIRTRLLGKIDDRNDTTLESLTADCQRILNLKKDSAMIEKAATEQVFAVQKKTDEPKFSERQNFQSRKHEYKRPQTLPGRNCWLCGKNHWARDCPFKSNVCRVCKKKGHRDGYCPKPKRYSDSPTYRNKFSSRVVSVNTTNVQQRRKYINIFINNVSTRLQFDTGSDITIINRNVWQRLGKPELKRTVSARTASGSGLFLLGEFEANVTIGSVTHVASLRVAQADILLLGTDLIDLFALGSTPMDAFCRHISSEDYSKTVERRFQEVFNGMGLCTKASVKLQLKENVRPVFCPKRPVAYAVQELVDKELDRLEQMSIISPTDYSEWAAPIVVVRKANGSIRLCGDYSTGLNDALQQHEYPLPLPEDIFARLSQCKIFSKIDLSDAFLQVEIDPAYRSLLTINTHRGLFTYNRLPPGIKIAPAAFQQLIDTMLAGVKGVSCYMDDIIVGGATEQEHEANLMAVLKRIQEYGFSIRSEKCAFKVQQLRYLGYIIDTHGLRPDPAKIDVIKRLPEPTDVSGVRSFLGAINYYARFVPNMRELRYPLDNLLKTNAQFRWTADCKRAFERFKSLLSSNLLLTHYDPRHKIIVSADASSIGIGATISHMFPNGTIRVVQHASRALTKTEEGYSQIDREGLAIIFAVTKFHKMIFGRRFQLQTDHRLLLRIFGSKKGIPVYTANRLQRFALTLLSYDFGIEYVRTESFGNADVLSRLINKHDKPDEDCVIASVALEMDVKSIATSALVTFPLSFREVARETNRDPIARKLHYYIKNGWPRNIALGADSSRYHSRKEDYSTVEGCILVGERVSSNVCPSFIEDILVSSA